The Bdellovibrio sp. ZAP7 DNA segment TCACTGGGACCATTTACAAGAATCTCGGAGACACCCGGGTCATCAAGATACTTCACAACAGGACCGAGGTTCTGCTGAATAGTCTGCTTGAAAACGTTCGACTGATCCGACATGGGTGCACCGATCGTAATTAGTTAGAAGCGGGTTTTCTGCCACCTGGGACAGAATTCGCATCTGAATAAATAATGAATTTACCTTGCACTGCTGTTTCAGGGCATTGGTAAGAGAAGATACCGTCTGTTTTCGGCATCACATTGAAAGTCTTCTCTTCACCAAACACAGTGTTATGGTGTTCAGAAAATGCATCCAACACGAAGCTAACGTTTTTCTCTTTACCGTTCACGTTCACCACGTGAATGCGATAGTTGTTACCCTTTTTCAGGCGCACAGTTTCTGGGACGAAACCTTTTTCTGTATTCATGATAACGATATCCTGAGTCGGCTCGACCGAGTCGAACACGTTGCTCAAAATACTTACGGATTGATCTTCTTTGATACTGGCAGGCAAGCGATCTTCGTTCGTCACCTTGTTGAAATCAACCTGACGACGAGAAAAATCAACTTCCCAGGCATTAGCCACGCTGGTGATAAGCAGAGCTGTTACAAGACTAGTGCAAATCTTTACGGTCTTGGAATTCACAAAACTCACGAGCGACCTCCATAGCGATATAACTTACGGATCTTTGATCCATCATGTGTAGCTTTTGGATAAGTAGATCTTTGTCTCCACGGCAACCGTTGATGCTTTGAAAAGCTTCACTCAAAAGTGCTGGGTTTGCCATCATCTCTTTTGTGACTTCTTGCCAATCTAATTTAAGCACAGGATCAATTGCGCCCACGCTGTAAAGTGCATCGAACATAACTTGTAAATCGCCTTGAAGAAACATTGAATCCTCCATCTGCTGCACTCTGATTTTTTAAATCAAAGTGGAGAGCATCCTGCTCCCCGTTACCTATTGTTTCTATCGGTAGGAGTTCATTAGAACTTGAGTCAATTTGAGGCGATTTTCAGAGAGTTGAGGAGGTCTTTGTTTTGACGCTGGTCTCTGGTCAGAAAGTACCAGAGACCAGTCGGGTCGAGGGAAAATTTTGCCGGATTTACAGTTTATCCGACGAACTTATGGCGAACTTATCTACTTCTTTTTCTTCTTCTCGTCTTTAGAGGCAGCTGGCTTCTCTATTGGATTCTGCTCAAGCACACGCTTCGCCAAATCCGATGGTGAATCACCCACTTTCATGCCACGAAGACTACGCTCATTTTTTGCCTCTCGGGTCATTTCAATTTTTGCGTCGCGGATTTTTTCTAAAAGTTTGCGCTCAAAACCGTTGGATTTTGCGTAAGGTTTAGATTCAGCAACGAAGTTTTCCAAAAAGACAGCATACGTGTTTTGAATGACAGGTTTGACACCTTTAGGATGCTTAAGTGCATCAACGGCTTCATCAACCAGGATCGTCAACGCGTTCTCCCATTGATCCAGTTCATCCAACTTCGTGCGCAATGGACCGACGACCTTATCAATCATGTCATCCGTTCCATCTGGGCGCGAGAAAACGGCTTGAAGGGCTTCCTTCAAGGGTACGTATTTCTCGTCATGCAGCTGCTCTGATTCCTGGATCTTTTCATTCACGAGCTCGTTCATCTGATCGAGATCTTTAGTCGCCAGGGTTGCGTAGTTTGCGATAAGACCGGCTTGTGCGTGAAGGCAAAAAGCGGTCACGAATGTTGCTAAAATAAAATTTGGTTTTTTCATAGTTTCCAGTCTAAACACACAGAAACTTCACGCAAGTCCAATCACTTCATGCAGCACGGCAAGAATAGGGTACAGGACTTAGGTTCAGGTTTTTTTCCTTCCCTCGTGGAAAATACATGGCACAATGGGAGGGCTTTTGAGTTTTAACAAATTAAATTCCTTTATGGAGGCGACATTGAAAGCATTTAAATTAGCAGCAGTTTCAGCGTTGGCACTTTCCCTTGTGAACTGTGCTCCATCCGCAAAACAACTTAAAGAAGTAGTAGAAAAAGATCCAAGCATCGTTTTCGCAGCTATCGAAAAAGACCCTGAGCAATTCATCGAAGTGGTGAACAAAGCAGCTCAAGGCGCTCAAAAGAAAGCTCAAGAAAAAGCTATGGCTGAAGAAGGCAAAAAGCGTGACGAAGAGTTCGCAAGTCCTTTGAAACCAGCTATCGACGACAGCCGTGTATTCTTCGGTCCTAAAGACGCGAAAATCACAATCGTTGAATACTCTGATTTCGAATGCCCATACTGCTCTAAAGGTCACGCGACAGTTGATGAAGTTATGAAAGCGTACCCTAAAGACGTTCGCGTAATCTACAAACACTTGCCTTTGGATTTCCATCCTATGGCGATGCCTGCAGCACGCTACTTCGAAGCAATCGCAATGCAAGACCATGCGAAAGCTGAAAAGTTCTACAACATCGTTTTCGAAAACCAAGGCGAACTTCGCACTAAAAAAGAAGCATTCTTGAAAGATGCTGCGAAAAAAGCTGGTGCGGACTTGAAACGTGTTGAAAAAGATCTTAAAGACGAAAAAATCACTAAAATCATCGAAGCTGACATGGAAGAAGCTAAAAAATTCAACTTCTCCGGAACTCCAGGCTTCTTGATCAACGGCGTTTCCCTTCGTGGTGCGTATCCGTTCTCTGAGTTCAAAGACATTATCGACCGTCACTTGAAAACTGCGGCTAAATAATCTCTTTGCACAGGGTGCACTGAAGAACCCACAGCTCTCAAGGCTGTGGGTTTTTTTATTTGCAAAAGCGCAACGATCTTTCATGATTAATTTGCGTTTGCTCAATGATGAGCCCGCAGAGGAATCTGCAATGTCTTTAAAAGTAAAATTTCTGCTGATTGTTTCGGTTCTTTTAATCGCTTCTTCCGCGACTATCTTTTTCTTAAATCGTGAGACTTTTCTCTCTGACAAACGCTCTTATGTCTATGCCAATGCCCTCGAGAGAATCGATGGAATCAGTCAAAATTTTGATCAGGATTTCAATACCAGTTTCGAAAGAATTCGCTCCGCACTTCAGCTTTTTGATGCCTCTACTCAACAGTTCCCTCCCCAGGTCAAAGCCCTCGCCAACAACCAAAAATGGGGTGATATTTCGATTTATGTC contains these protein-coding regions:
- a CDS encoding thioredoxin domain-containing protein produces the protein MSFNKLNSFMEATLKAFKLAAVSALALSLVNCAPSAKQLKEVVEKDPSIVFAAIEKDPEQFIEVVNKAAQGAQKKAQEKAMAEEGKKRDEEFASPLKPAIDDSRVFFGPKDAKITIVEYSDFECPYCSKGHATVDEVMKAYPKDVRVIYKHLPLDFHPMAMPAARYFEAIAMQDHAKAEKFYNIVFENQGELRTKKEAFLKDAAKKAGADLKRVEKDLKDEKITKIIEADMEEAKKFNFSGTPGFLINGVSLRGAYPFSEFKDIIDRHLKTAAK
- a CDS encoding cytochrome translates to MFLQGDLQVMFDALYSVGAIDPVLKLDWQEVTKEMMANPALLSEAFQSINGCRGDKDLLIQKLHMMDQRSVSYIAMEVAREFCEFQDRKDLH
- a CDS encoding cupredoxin domain-containing protein yields the protein MSFVNSKTVKICTSLVTALLITSVANAWEVDFSRRQVDFNKVTNEDRLPASIKEDQSVSILSNVFDSVEPTQDIVIMNTEKGFVPETVRLKKGNNYRIHVVNVNGKEKNVSFVLDAFSEHHNTVFGEEKTFNVMPKTDGIFSYQCPETAVQGKFIIYSDANSVPGGRKPASN